A region of the Deltaproteobacteria bacterium genome:
TCCGTGTTATACACGTGCTCACGAACACTTCCATCAACGCGAGTAATTTACACAGTCAATTCACAGTTCTTCATCGTGTATCCAGCATCTCCAGTAAAAAGTGCTGTTATTACGATCAATGTAAAGAGCTCTCTATCGGAATAACCGATACTCGCTTTTAATTTCATCATGTCCATAGAGCATAGGGCGGGTTATCTTCTTCATTGGAAAGAACACGAGCCAACAATCCTTTTACAAAGGTGTCAGAGCAAAAAAAGGAGCTGAGCAAAAAAAGGGGATAACGCTACGGTGTCTTACATGTCTGTTCTGAGAGATTCTGTAACAGCTTTTTTGTGGTGAGAGAGGAAAATTAACGGGGTGAAATCAACGAATTAAATAAATGCACCTCGATGAATCACCGGATTGTTATATTCCTCGAAAGCCGGTAGCGGTTGTCGAATTCATCCGCATCCCCAGAGAGGGGAAAATCTATGGTGACCCGGTAGGTCCCCGGTGGGCTATCGGCTGTATTCCAGGGGAAATCTACGACCATCCTGTCCCGCACATCCCACGAGTCGAGGCTCACGAGCTTCGACGAAAGCACCTTTTTACCGGCAATGGCGTACATGGTGACGGAGCTTTCCCCCAGCTCACCCCTGTTGTGGAGAGTCACCTTGAACAGGACGGTATCTCCTCGGGTAACATCGTACCTGTCGGCCTCAACATTTTCGATGGTGACGTTTATGTAGGGGCCGCCCTTTCCCGAATCCCCCTGTGAAATAACAATATGTCCATCCGTAAAAGAACCCGGAAAGGCATTCGATGGCGCCAGATAGACTATTATTGCTAAAGAGAGGACAACACTTCCCCATGACAATGGCTTCATCTTCCGCTGGCTCCTCTGAATGGTTTTTCAATAACTTTAAAAACATTATACTCTAGCCGGAAAATTTGCGTCAAACCACACAGCCCCGGGTGGACTGGACGGTTAAAGAACTATGGTCACCAGACAAAAACACGGACCACAGGGCTTCAGCAAAATGCAGGGGGGGACAAAAAAAGGCGGCCATTTGGCCGCCTTTTTCCAAATCAACAACCTAAACATTTAACATCAGAACGAGTAATTCACTCTCCAGTACGCCATGTAGAGATCATCGGCTTCTACCGTATTGTCTTCTACGGACGGGAGATCGCTCACGAAGCCCCACGCACCCTCCACACCGGCGGTGAGTCCTTTGGTAATCGCGTAGCGCAGGGTCCCATTGACCTCAATAATGCTCTTCTCATCGCTGAAGAGACCGGCTCCATTATTATTGCCTTCGGCATCCTGGGCCCAACCCGCCCCGATCTTCAGCTGCCACTTTTCAGCGGGTTTAAACTTATATCCAGCCATGATCGCGATGGCACCCGCACCGTCGGGGTTGCCTCGAGTGTTTCCATCTGCAAAAAAGGCGGTTGCGGTTGTCTCATCGTCGCCGTTGTAGAAGAGGATCTGCATGTCGGACCTGTAGTAGAAAGGTGCATTGAGATCCGGGGCAACCTGCCAGCCCTCGATGTCGTTATCATTGCTGTCGTCGTCACCGGAAAGGTAAATCCCTTCAACGAAGAAGTCTCCATCCCCCAGTTTCATATCGGCTCTGAGGTTGACTCCAAATGCAGAAATATCTCTGTCGGACAAAGTGGCAACATTTGAGGAAACCTCGCCCGTCTGATACGCTGCGAAGCCGCTCAGTGTAACCGCATCCAACTTCAGGACACCGTTCGCACCGATGATGTATAGGTCCGTGGTGGAGCCTCCGGGAATAAAGGGCGTGCCGCCAATGAGAGACGGACCGGTATTATCTGCGTTTCCGGCTCTGTTCCTGTCATCGTTCATATAATATACGTTCACGCCAAGGTTTGAATTATCCGATGGCTTGAACTTGGCTTCGACGAGATAGAAGTCAAGATCGTCAGCATTGAATGTATTTCCACCGGCATTTCCCAACGTTTCTGCCTCAAGCCATTTGAACCAGCCATAGCGGAGCGACACGTTTTCGAACTTCGCCTTGCCCAGAACACCGCCCATATCGTTCACGCCCACGAAGTTCCCGTAATAGGCATCGTTGAAGTTCTGCAGACCAACCTGAAACTCATAATCGGTATCGGGGATCTTGAACCAGGTGTAGAGATCCTTGACCTCGATGTTCACCGAGTCGCCACCGAGAGCTCCTCCACCATTCCTCCCGGTGCGAAAGCGATCGTCTCCCCACACGAGATCTGATTCGATGTACAGAATTGCTTTTGCATATTCGTTGTTGCTGAACGTGAACTTGAACCGGGCCCGCTGTTCAACGTACGAGCTGGTGTCCGGATCATTACTCGTTTGGCCAGAAGGGTTCCCCGCTCCAAAAGTCTGATAGTTAGATACCCACCCCTTGGCTCTGTAGAAACCGCCGACTTCGTGCTCCGCAAAAGCGGGTACCGCCAATCCAACCGAAACCACTCCCACGAGAAAAAGTAGCCAGATTCTTTTCATAACATCTCCTCCTTCGAAATTGAATTAGACCTTAATAAACATTGCTTGATTTTTTTATCACCCCCCCTCCTCTTATTTTTATCAACCGCCAACTCTTGAATCAAAGCGGTTTCATCCATAGAATAACAATATTTTTGAGTAAGTATCATCCAACCAAATGATTGTCAAGCTTTTTTAGCCACCATCTTCACTCAAGGGAAAGCATCACCACTTTCGATCGCCCCTCGGAAAATGCCTTCTGTTTGGAAGTTATCACGGAGGCAACGATGAAAATATTATTCTCTTGATATGATAAAAGCGAAAAATCCGTTATCAAATTAGGTTCTTCCATCCCTTCGACACTCTTTGAAAAACCGTTTCCGTCCCACTCGACGAGGACGAGCCTGCTCTTTGAGTAGGACCTCATGTCACCGAGAAGGGGCCTCGGAGCTTCCCTAACTAAAAACATGGTTTTAACCTTTCCGTTCACTTTTTCCAGCCGGCTGTTTACGTAGTACCTTCTCAGCCTTCCATCTGCGCCGATATTCTCGCTGGGTATCTCGAAAAAATCCAGTGCCCCCGAGTAGTAATCGGCGCTCTTCCAGAATATCCTGCCATTTTCGTCCACGGCCCGGATCTTCTCGTACTGATCCATCAACACAAAACGCTGTTTTCCATCATCCATAAAGGCGTTCATGTTGAGGATCCCCATCTGGAGCTCCTCATTTCTGGGGACATTGAAATTTTCCCCCTTTACCAAATCCTTTCCGTCCCATGTAAGCACGTAGGCCATATCGCTGTAAGGGGATTCCGCTCCTGTCTTCTGCCCAACAAGGACCCTCTGCCCCTTATAATCATCGAACACCGCAAGATACCAGCTGATGCCCTCGATCTTTATCCCTATCCGATCATCCTTTTTGCCGATAACGAAGGAGCGCAAGAACTCGGTAATCAGATCGGTCACCACAAAATCCTCCAACCCGTCACCATCCACATCGAAGACATCGACGTTGAGGAAGTGATTGCCTCTCCCTTTTTCGATTGTTTTTATTGGATGAATTTGACCATCTTTAAACCGGTAAAGGAATATTTTCCTCTTTCCCATAAATGCAATCTCAATCAATCCATCTCCGTCGATATCGGCCGCAGCAACCCGGTAGATCTCACCGGGCAGGACCCCGAGATTCTCAATCTTTTTTATCTCCGTGAAGACCGCCTTTATTTCGGAGGCCGAACCGGGCTTAAGCGCCGCCACCTTCTCTGCCGGGGGTTCTTCCGCCGGCAACACGGGTGGTCCATCTTTCCCTGTCGCCTGCACAGGCGCCTCTGTTTCCCCCGGTAGCTCTGGTAGCTCTGCTTCTGCCTCCTGGGCAGGTGCTGCACCGGGAAGGGCCTTCGCCACATCCTTCGCAAGGCCCTCCAGGCTCGCGAGAATGCCGTTTTCATCCTGGGCGGAGGAGAAATAGCCTCCCACCTTTTCACCGGACGGGTCATGGACGATGATGTCGAGGGAATAGGTAGAGCCGAGCTTGGTCACGGAGCCCGAAACGAGATAGGACGGCCCGTACGTCACCAGGGCCTCGTCGGGACTTGCGACCTCTGCGGTCACCGTATCCAGACCCGTCATCTCGGCAAGCCTGCTCGAGAGCAGTTTCGGCACCACCCCCTGAATAAAGCTGATGTCATCCTTTGAAAGAGAGTCGAAGGGAAGGATGACGATCCTTTCAACCCCGTGGGAGAGGGTTGCAAGAAACAGGAATGCCGCGACCAGCGCTGTGGGAACAACTCTTCTCAATCACTCCTCCCCGAAAACAACAGGGTAACTCTACCACCGGAACAAGCGTTAATCAAGACCTTTATATTTAATATAATTAAAATTAATTTACCTATAATTAAGGTCCCAAAATATGTCAACTGTACTAAAAATGGGTATCCATGAAAAAAAATCAACGATTTTCTCATCGACGCCGAAGAAGCGCTACCTGCCCAGGTCGACCCACACGTTTTTCTGCTGGGTGTAGTCCCGCATCACCTCAAAGCCCCCCTCTTTCCCGTAGCCGCTCTGCTTGTATCCCCCGAAGGGCGCAGAGGGAGCCATGGGGAGGTAGGTGTTCACCCACACCGTTCCCGCCTTGAGCGCATTCGTCACCCTAAGCGCTCGCTTCACGTCCCTCGTCCAGACCCCCGCGGCAAGGCCGTACACCGTGTCGTTGGCGATCGATACGGCCTCCTCCTCTTCGGTGAAGCGGATGACGGCGACCACGGGGCCGAAGATCTCCTCGCAGGCAATCTTCATGTCGTTTTTCACACCGGAAAATATCGTGGGGAGAAAGAAAAACCCCTGCGCACACCCCGGGTCGTCTGGCCTCCTGCCGCCGAACAGGATAGTGGCGCCCCCGGCTACCCCGTCCCGGACGTACCCCTCGACCCGCTCCCGGTGTTCCTCCGTGGTCAGGGGGCCGATTGCCGTCTCATCATCGAAGGGGTCGCCGACCTTGAGTTTCCCGGCGGCGGTAACGAACTTCTCCATGAACTCGTCGTGGACCGAATCCTGGACGAGAAGCCGGGACCCGGCAACGCACATCTGCCCGGCGTTGCTGAATATGCCCGGCACCGACCGGCGGGCCGCCATATCGAGGTCGGCGTCGGCAAAAACGATGTTCGGGGACTTGCCGCCGAGCTCGAGGGTAACTTTCTTGTGGTTGACCGTGGCCGCCTTGGCGACGAGCCTTCCCGTCTCCGTCGAGCCGGTGAAGGAGATCTTGTCCACGTCCCCGTGGGCGGCCAGCGCCGCACCGGCCTCCTCCCCGTAGCCGCAAACGACGTTCACGGCGCCGGGGGGAAACCCGGCCTCATGCACCAGCTTGGCGAGTTCCACCGCCGTCAGGGGAGTCTGCTCGGCCGGCTTCAACACGATGGTGTTGCCCGCGGCGATCGCCGGGGCTATCTTCCACGCCGCCATCAGCAGGGGGAAGTTCCAGGGAATGATGGCACCGCACACCCCCAGGGGCTCGACCTGGTTGTAGTTGAAAAAGCGTCCGGGCACCTCGATGGTGCTGCCCCGCATCTTTCCGGCGATACCGGCAAAGAACCGGAAATACTCTGCAGCGCTGCGAAGGTCGACGAGCAGCGCCTCTTTCCGAGGCTTGCCGTTATCGGTCGTCTCCAGCGTGGCGAGCCGCTCGGACTCTCTCTTCACGGAGGCAGCCAGGTCGTAGAGCAGCTCCCCCCTGCGAAATCCGCTCAGCTTCTGCCATTCACCGGAATCGAAACAGCTCCGGGCAGCTACGACGGCGCTCTCGATATCCTCCCTGTCACCCCGCGCGACCTCGGCGATCACCTTGCCCGTGAAAGGGTTTACCGTATCGAAGTAGCGCCCCGAGGCGGGCGGTACCAGCTCCCCGTTGATGAAATGACCGATCTTCTCCATTTTCCCCCTCCTTTCCCCGTCAAGGGCTTCCCGGTGAACGCAGCTTCCGTGCCCGCGCCCTTAATAATGGAAAGCCCGGCGTTAAAAACTGTCCAAGCGATCACTGCCGGTATATATCCGGTATATATAAGGAATCAGAAATCTCATCCGGGATGGGTGAAAATGAAAAGCCTCGTGCCTCGCAAGCTACCTGTAGCTTTTTCTCCTGAACAGCTCCCCCTTGACAGATGTGATCCTGTCCAAAAAGAGGACACCATCGAGGTGATCCATCTCGTGCTGGATGACCACGGCTTCGAACCCTTCCGCCTCGATGACATCGGTGTTGCCGTACCGGTCGAGCCCCTCCACGAGAATCCAGATGGGCCGCTCCACGTTCCCCGTGAAGTCGGGAACGCTCAGGCACCCTTCCCTGCACACCTGCTTGCCCCTGCTGGCAAGGATGTTGGGATTTATCAGCACGGTGAGTCCGTGGTGGCTGTTGACCTTCCGGTGGTTTGCCACGTCGAAGACGATGATCCTTTTCAGCTCACCGATCTGGGGTGCAGCCATGCCGACGCAACCGGGGGAAGCACGCATCGTCTCGATCAGGTCCTCCACAACGGACCTGATCTCATCTGAAACCCAGTCGACGGGCTCCGAAATCTCCTTCAGCCGGGGATCGGGGTACTCTAGGATTTCACGAATCGCCATGGTTTTCACAGTTCCATAGTCTCTATCGGCTTGAGCGTTACGTTGACGTTCAAATCCTTCTTCACCTCCTCGAGGACCCCCTGAAACTCTTCCATGTCCACGCTATCGGGTATGTCTATCTCAAGAAGCATCACGTATATGGGCCGCTCCTTCGTCCCCACGAGCTGGGTGTTCAAGTCCGTGATATTGACTTTTCTCTGAGCGAGCTCGCTGGATACCCGGTAGACGATTCCCGGCCGATCGGCACCGTACACGGAAAGGATGAACGGTTTGCCGGTAAAGCCCTTCTCATGGGATATGTCACCTTCCTTCACCGTGTTGACGGTTATGGTAAGCCCCGCTTTGATGAGCGGCTGGAACGCTTTTACGAATTCATCGGTCGTGGTGTACTCATCGTGCCAGAAAATGACAATCATGGCGAACTGGCCGCCGAGTATCGAACAGGATGAATCCTCCAGGTTGCATCCGAGCTTGTAGAGGACTTCGCTCACCGACGCCACTATCCCGGGCCTGTCCTTCCCGATAACGCTTATCGAAAAATGCCCCATATACCACCCCTTCTTTTTTTATCAGAAAAATATAACACATATCCGGGCACTTTAGGTCAAAAATATCGGAAACGCACAGCTGCGTTCTGCGGGCACGAGTGAGAATGGGGTATAATCTTAGGTAACCCATCTAGGACGGCGAGATGATTTACTGTCCCAAGTGCGGAGAAAAACCCGATTACCTATCAGACGCCATCGGTGAATGTCCCGCCTGTGCCGTCAAGAACGCTTCCCCGTCGGAGCAGAACCTGAGATACCATGAAAGTTCGCGCAGGCCCTTCGGGCTCCCCTTCCCCGTTCCCGACAACGCTGACGGCATCTCCTGCAGGCTCTGCGGCTCGGAATGCACCATCGCCGAAGGGCAAAGGGGGTTCTGCGGGATACGGGAAAACAGGGGGGGAAAAATCTTCCACGCTGCAGGAAGTCCCCTGACGGGCATTTACGACTGGTACTTCGACCCCCTGCCCACGAACTGCGTGGCAGACTGGGTCTGCCCGGGGGGAACGGGCGCGGGGTACCCACAGTTCGCCTACCGCGACGGCCCCGAGTACGGCTATAAAAACCTGGCGGTATTCATGGGCTCCTGCTCCTTCAACTGCCTCTTCTGTCAGAACTCCTCGTATAAAGCGCTATCCCAGCAAAGGAGGCCCGCCCACACCGCGGACCACCTCCCCTCCCTCGTCGGCAACGATACGGCCTGCATCTGCTTTTTCGGAGGAGACCCCTCGACGCAGATGCCCTTCGTGATAAGCGCATCGGAAAAGTCGCGGGACAGGAAAAAGGGCTCCATACTGAGGATCTGCCTGGAGACCAACGGGTGCATGAACATCCCCCTGCTTCGCCGCGCGATGGACCTGAT
Encoded here:
- a CDS encoding aldehyde dehydrogenase family protein: MEKIGHFINGELVPPASGRYFDTVNPFTGKVIAEVARGDREDIESAVVAARSCFDSGEWQKLSGFRRGELLYDLAASVKRESERLATLETTDNGKPRKEALLVDLRSAAEYFRFFAGIAGKMRGSTIEVPGRFFNYNQVEPLGVCGAIIPWNFPLLMAAWKIAPAIAAGNTIVLKPAEQTPLTAVELAKLVHEAGFPPGAVNVVCGYGEEAGAALAAHGDVDKISFTGSTETGRLVAKAATVNHKKVTLELGGKSPNIVFADADLDMAARRSVPGIFSNAGQMCVAGSRLLVQDSVHDEFMEKFVTAAGKLKVGDPFDDETAIGPLTTEEHRERVEGYVRDGVAGGATILFGGRRPDDPGCAQGFFFLPTIFSGVKNDMKIACEEIFGPVVAVIRFTEEEEAVSIANDTVYGLAAGVWTRDVKRALRVTNALKAGTVWVNTYLPMAPSAPFGGYKQSGYGKEGGFEVMRDYTQQKNVWVDLGR
- the def gene encoding peptide deformylase, yielding MAIREILEYPDPRLKEISEPVDWVSDEIRSVVEDLIETMRASPGCVGMAAPQIGELKRIIVFDVANHRKVNSHHGLTVLINPNILASRGKQVCREGCLSVPDFTGNVERPIWILVEGLDRYGNTDVIEAEGFEAVVIQHEMDHLDGVLFLDRITSVKGELFRRKSYR
- a CDS encoding amino acid-binding protein, with the protein product MGHFSISVIGKDRPGIVASVSEVLYKLGCNLEDSSCSILGGQFAMIVIFWHDEYTTTDEFVKAFQPLIKAGLTITVNTVKEGDISHEKGFTGKPFILSVYGADRPGIVYRVSSELAQRKVNITDLNTQLVGTKERPIYVMLLEIDIPDSVDMEEFQGVLEEVKKDLNVNVTLKPIETMEL
- a CDS encoding radical SAM protein, which translates into the protein MIYCPKCGEKPDYLSDAIGECPACAVKNASPSEQNLRYHESSRRPFGLPFPVPDNADGISCRLCGSECTIAEGQRGFCGIRENRGGKIFHAAGSPLTGIYDWYFDPLPTNCVADWVCPGGTGAGYPQFAYRDGPEYGYKNLAVFMGSCSFNCLFCQNSSYKALSQQRRPAHTADHLPSLVGNDTACICFFGGDPSTQMPFVISASEKSRDRKKGSILRICLETNGCMNIPLLRRAMDLIVDSGGCIKFDLKAYSENLFRKLTGQESAASFKAFEAACAFIEKRPEPPPVVASTLLVPGYVDHGEVAKIARFIASLDAQIPYSLLGFYPRHMMKDLPRTTRQAASDAQRAALDAGLANVRIGNVHLLW